A portion of the Scleropages formosus chromosome 13, fSclFor1.1, whole genome shotgun sequence genome contains these proteins:
- the LOC108922824 gene encoding integrator complex subunit 6-like: MPILLFLIDTSASMNQRTYLGTTYLDIAKGAVEIFMKLRARDPASRGDRYMLVTFDEPPYGVKAGWKENHATFMSELKNLQASGLTTLGQALRAAFDLLNLNRLVSGIDNYGQGRNPFFLEPSVIITITDGNKLTHNSGVSDELHLPLNSPMPGSELTKEPFRWDQRLFALVLRLSGTATPDSEQLGSVPTDESAITQMCEVTGGRSYCVRTQRMLNQCLESLVQKVLSGVVINFEKSGPDPPPLGEDGLVDPARPVPNLGPQTWHSCHKLIYVRPNPKTGVPVGHWPIPESFWPDQNSPTLPPRSAHPVVRFSCVDCEPMVIDKLPFDKYELEPSPLTQYILERKSPHTCWQVFVSSSSKHNDLGQPFGYLKASTTLTCVNLFVMPYNYPVLLPLLDDLFKVHKLKPNLKWRQAFEIYLKTMPPYFLLPLKKALRMMGAPNLISDNVDCGLSYSIISYLKKLSQQAKIESDRLIVSVGKRPPQETGLKVRCASRTLSLACRRDFQQLLQGVSGEMALRLADISLKEFAGFQVALLNKDVKPQAYRNAYDIPRRDLLDQLTRMRSNLLRSTQKLMRGQDEDSLHSIPVAQMGNYQEYLKMMPSPLREIDPDQPKRLHTFGNPFKQDKKGMMIDEADEFVTGTQNKKRGGAGDPNLGVALKRRRSMSPLLRRPQSAPMVTNHTVGKGPSGKGAPAQQGLIKPTPLHKGVEGNSVMGVESNGDRTQSTETADGWSGCLDGLERSTLGLTPEERSGASMGEEGVMMGLEDGLDERSSTDHLENCEGLSPPQQQGAAEEAGDTVTAGTVFVPPLDGTNAELRMRVIKEVRKPGRNFKAIFSLLEEVKGPIEVQKYFIHNAIKEAARFKKRVLIQQLEEALVQMDQRQLLQLPTRVNNVHGR, translated from the exons ATGCCTATTTTACTTTTCCTGATAGACACGTCCGCTTCTATGAATCAGCGCACTTATTTGGGTACGACGTATCTGGACATTGCTAAAGGCGCGGTTGAGATCTTTATGAAG CTGCGTGCCCGAGACCCGGCTAGTAGAGGCGACAGATACATGCTAGTTACATTTGATGAGCCACCATACGGAGTTAAG GCGGGATGGAAGGAGAACCACGCCACGTTCATGAGTGAGCTGAAGAACCTGCAGGCCTCGGGCCTCACCACGTTGGGCCAGGCACTGCGGGCCGCCTTCGACCTGCTCAACCTCAACCGCCTCGTCTCCGGGATCGACAACTACGGACAG GGACGGAACCCCTTTTTCCTGGAGCCCTCGGTGATCATCACCATCACGGACGGAAACAAGCTAACGCATAACTCGGGGGTATCGGATGAG CTGCACCTGCCCCTGAACTCGCCCATGCCGGGCAGTGAGCTGACCAAGGAGCCCTTCCGCTGGGACCAGCGCCTCTTCGCCCTGGTGCTCCGCCTCTCCGGCACCGCCACCCCGGACAGCGAGCAGCTGGGCAGCGTTCCCACGGACGAGTCGGCCATCACACAGATGTGCGAGGTCACCGGAG GGCGGTCCTACTGCGTGCGAACCCAGAGGATGCTGAACCAGTGCCTTGAGTCCCTGGTCCAGAAGGTCCTGAGTGGTGTGGTCATAAACTTTGAGAAGAGTGGGCCGGACCCCCCCCCGCTGGGCGAAG ACGGCCTGGTGGACCCAGCCCGGCCCGTCCCAAACCTGGGACCGCAGACTTGGCACAGCTGCCACAAGCTGATCTACGTGCGCCCCAATCCCAAGACCGGCGTCCCGGTGGGACATTGGCCAATCCCAGAGTCTTTCTGGCCGGACCAGAACTCGCCGACTCTG CCGCCCCGCTCGGCCCACCCCGTGGTACGCTTCTCCTGCGTGGACTGCGAGCCCATGGTGATCGATAAGCTGCCCTTCGACAAGTACGAGCTGGAGCCCTCGCCGCTCACGCAGTACATTCTGGAGAGGAAGTCGCCGCACACGTGCTGGCAG GTTTttgtgagcagcagcagcaagcacAACGACCTGGGGCAACCCTTTGGCTACCTGAAGGCCAGCACCACGCTCACCTGTGTCAACCTCTTTGTCATGCCATACAACTACCCCGTCCTGCTACCGCTCCTGG ACGATCTGTTCAAAGTGCACAAGCTGAAGCCCAACCTGAAGTGGCGACAGGCCTTTGAGATCTACCTGAAGACCATGCCGCCGTACTTCCTCCTG CCACTCAAGAAGGCACTGAGGATGATGGGAGCTCCCAACCTCATCTCCGACAACGTAGACTGCGGCCTCAGCTACAGCATCATCTCTTACCTGAAGAAGCTGAGCCAGCAG GCCAAGATAGAGTCAGACCGCCTTATTGTGTCGGTGGGGAAGAGGCCCCCCCAGGAGACAGGCCTCAAGGTGCGATGTGCGTCAAGAACCTTGTCCTTGGCTTGCCGGCGCGActtccagcagctgctgcagggtgTCAGCGGGGAAATGGCTCTTCGTCTGGCTGATATCAGCCTCAAAGAGTTTGCTGGCTTTCAGGTGGCCCTGCTCAACAAG GACGTGAAGCCCCAGGCGTACCGGAACGCCTATGACATTCCCCGACGGGACCTTCTGGACCAGTTGACCAGAATGCGCTCCAACTTGCTGCGCTCGACGCAGAAGCTCATGCGAGGGCAGGACGAAG ACTCCCTGCACAGTATCCCTGTGGCCCAGATGGGCAATTACCAGGAGTACCTGAAGATGATGCCATCCCCCCTGCGTGAAATCGACCCCGACCAGCCCAAACGGCTCCACACGTTCGGGAACCCCTTTAAGCAGGACAAGAAG GGGATGATGATCGATGAAGCAGACGAGTTCGTAACAGGCACCCAGAACAAGAAGAGAGGGGGGGCAGGGGACCCAAATTTGGGGGTGGCACTGAAGAGAAGGCGGAGCATGTCTCCCCTTTTGAGGAGACCCCAGTCGGCACCAATGGTCACCAACCACACGGTGGGAAAGGGGCCCTCAGGGAAAGGTGCGCCGGCTCAGCAGGGACTCATCAAACCCACTCCCCTTCACAAAG GAGTGGAGGGGAACAGCGTGATGGGTGTGGAGAGCAACGGAGATCGAACCCAGAGCACAGAAACGGCCGATGGTTGGTCTGGCTGTCTAGATGGCCTAGAGAGATCCACACTAGGTCTTACCCCAGAGGAGAGGTCAGGAGCCAGCATGGGGGAAGAAGGGGTCATGATGGGGCTCGAGGATGGCCTAGACGAGAGGTCCTCTACAGACCATCTGGAAAACTGCGAGGGCCTCAGTCCCCcacagcagcagggggcagcagaggaGGCTGGGGACACAGTCACGGCAGGAACTGTGTTTGTTCCGCCTCTGGACGGGACCAATGCTGAGCTGCGCATGCGAGTGATTAAGGAGGTCCGGAAACCTGGCCGTA ATTTCAAGGCGATATTCAGTCTCCTGGAAGAGGTGAAGGGGCCCATAGAGGTGCAGAAGTACTTCATTCATAATGCCATCAAAGAGGCTGCCAG GTTTAAGAAGCGGGTTCTGATCCAACAGCTGGAGGAAGCCCTAGTGCAGATGGACCAGcgacagctgctgcagctgccgaCGCGTGTCAACAATGTCCACGGCAGATAA